ggaGGGATAGTCgattggagggagggagggctgagGATTAGATGTATCTAAGGGGTCGGGGATGGcaagggaggggaaggaggaagatgactgaggaagaggagctgaggggAAAGCGGAGGAGTTGGCCTGGGCAACGGGGAAGTCGGAGGTATAAGCTGCTTCAACCATAGTGTCTGATCTGTGGCGGAGAAAAAGGAATGCCAGTTTAATAAAGTTCAGTTCATTTTAGTGCTGATACAAGTAGttcattaatcaatcaatcaatcaaaataccacacacacccacctaTCAATCATACTATTTGCCATCTCGCTCCCTGCAGTGTCCTGCATCCCACTGGCCATGGAGAGGCTGATGTCAGACATCTGCGATGCCATGAATGCCTGACCGAGGTCGAGTGGTGGCTCTGGGACCAGCGTGTCCTGATAGGAGGCCTCCTCTGGCCTGTACCCACAGGAGGGGTCCGGCAGTGGTGGCAGGGAGGCCAGAGCGAGGGCCTGCAGGTCTGTGCCAGTGGTGGGCTGCGGCAACAGATCGGCAGAGTCACATGGATCACAGGTcactgagagagacaaaggtGGAGATGGGTGTCAGGAGCAGCCACGTCACAGCAATATTAATAACCCTATTGACTTAATGCGATGTGGTCCAAGTCTGATGAAGTCCGGTCATCCCACTTACCAATATCCAAGGTTTCTGTAATTTTGCGCTTTTGTCTTGCATCTCTttgtctgcagaggaaaaaagagagtttAGTTTCTAGACAATACATGGTTGACAATTTGAAGTGaatgtatctgtttgtgtgtgtgtgtgtgtgtgtgtgtgtgtgtgtgtgtgtgttagtgtgtgtgtgtgtgtgtgtgcgcgcgtgtgtgtgcgtgtgcgtgtgtgtgtgtatttctgtgtctgcGTTTACTTTTTGCTGTTCATGCCTTCGTCTCTGAAGCCTTTCGCAAAGGGGTTGGAGTTGATCTTCAGCTCTGtgatctgaaaacaacaacaacaaaaatggatTTAACATTTGGCTAACATTCACTCTCCATTCTGGCTCTTATTTTCCtaaattttgcatttcaaaattgAGAAGTTGTCAGAGCACCGTGAATGCTGCTTGAGATACTGGTGCATAGAAATCTTCAACTGCACTTATTGcgagtcattttcatatttacgAACAATACGAAGGTAGTATCATGGTACCTTGTTGTTCTGGTAGGCGGTGACTGTGATAAACTGGGTCTCGGGGAAAACAAAGGAGTGCTGCCCTCCACCCCACCTCAGCACGTCTCTGGCTTCAATCACATGAACTCTGGGCTGGTAGCGATGCAGCGAATGTAGAATGATCTGGGAgtgaaaaaagaacagagatTGGCACAAAATGCACAGTGAAGGTTTTGTACCGTATCTGTGTCCGTCAGTCTGCAGTGCTTACGTGTCCCGCTGAGTCCAGTGTGTTGTTGGTGAGCTTGGCGTAGTGAAACGAGATGGTGCGGTTCTGCCAGTGAGCGCCCGTGGCGGGCGAGTCCGGGTGAATGAAGACCCGGTCTGGTAGCCTCGCTTCTGCCCCGCCAACAGCCTGCCAGCCACCACCTTGGAAGCGGTAGCGGGAGTTGTCCGCCGGGATTATGTCCAGGAGGAGGATGTACCGTAGAGAGGGATTCAGGCCCGACAGCTTCAGCCTCAACCCGGGAAACATCCGCCTGCGAAAGTTATGAGGAGTCACACATTTATGTTTGTGAGCTCACTTGTCCATCGTGTTGTCAGTGTGGAGGATGAACGAATAAGGATAAAGGGCAGGAGCGATGCCAGAGGTCAAGGGTCGGCGGCCATATATAGTATGCATACAGTGAAGTATTCAGTGTTACTTGGTTCTCTCACCTGCCCTTCTTTGTGATGATCATCTCTGTGCCCACCGAGCTGAACTGTTTCCACAAAGACGCGTTCTCCAGCTCCATCTTCACCTcgtattttggggttttggtcGCAGGCTCGTTGGGGACAGGGGGAGGGGCCAGAAGCCTCGGGGGCAGTGGTTTGGCTACAACGTCACAGGTGGGAGGGAACAGCGACATGTGGGCAGGAGCCTCCCGGTCTGAGAGAATAttgaaagaataataaaaactaaCATGAACAGAAGATCTCAACAAATACATGTACATAATTTAGGGATTACAGAGTTGTAACCTTTTAGATTTAAATGACCCTATTTCTATACTGTATTATGGTATACCTTTCTACAGTTAGTGTCATTATTAGAGTCCGTAATTCTTGCAATGGATTTAAAATTTCCTGCCAACAAATTTCTAAAAagtaagtttgttttgttgaattaTCAGCTGATAGACCCGTCTGCACTTGCTGTCACCATGGTATCTACGGGTGTTGCAAATCAACCAGGACTGGAATCTGAAGAATCACAATCAATGTCGACACAGAAGAACAAATAACACAGTTGTTGTGGCTGTAAGTCCATCAGCATCATTTTCAGCTTTGGTTTGATTAATGTACcataaaagataaatatttcaaatttttcatgTAAAAGATTATTTGCCAGAACTATCCGACTAATAAGCTGCTAATAAAtgctccatcttttttttttgttgtaaattatTATAGTTTCTATAGCTTCTATTAAAGTTGCAGTGGTTGCTCCTTTAAAGCTGTAAGCATCCAAggattctgggggggggggaaaggaataAATGCattgaatcacttttttttcttcttgcacaAACCTCTGTAAAAGCAGTCTCCAATCCTCTGTGGCCCCAGAGTCAGACTGGGGTACATCTCCACACTCAGCATTCTCCTTGTCGGCGTTTGTCAGTTAACTCGTCCTCTTCACAGGCTGCAAACTAACATGTCAAGCAAGCTCCGACTGTCTTTCGTCTCCCCTGTTTCTTGTCCAGGTGTAGCTCAGCTGCCTCTGAACTGTTATCAGTCCCTATGTTGTCCCGGGGGGAACTCTTCTTCAAGAAAATCTTTCTTAGCTCTATTTCTGCTCCTATCCGTCTTCCGTCCTCTGCCACAAATGCCCTCCTTGGCAACTTGCTCGCTTAAATAGGTGTGTGAGGCTTCACACATGAGGCCAAATGGCCCCCCATTTTCACACAGCTCTTCATTTGcctccctgtctctccatcttcccTTATGTCCCCACTCAACTTACACAAACAACAATGGTCAATGTGTAACTTTGGTTTCTGAAAGACATTAACATTATTGTGATTCATGTTATTTCATGTTACTAGAGATAGAAAAAGTATATACTCAAATACTTTACTAAGTTATTTGTGATTTTACATGAGTACTTgcattttcacttcattttaGGGGAcatcttgtgcttttttttaattcactagaattatttttgcagctgtaataatattgaaaataaattattattgcTTATATGTTCATACAGCAATTGTCAGAAGCAGAGATAACAAAGTGCTAggacaaaaatgagaaaaagcaTACATGTCACATAtggattttacatttaaaataaactgcatgcaactgtaaatacacacaaatgtacCAATGGTTAATATAAGgagacatatatatttatatatatacatacatacatacaacgGTTGTCAGTAGATTCTCTGCAGTTTATTactaacaaaatataaaataagtttcaaaaaaataatgtatagcTAAACTACCAAAACTATAAAATAGGTCAAATTCGTTCCATCTGAACCGACATTATAATGTTccacattttacacatcaatATTTAGATTATATGGTACATTCAGTACTTTTTTACTTCTGTACTTTTAGGCAACGTTGACTTGTCATTGAGCATTTTGACATTGTGGTGTTGATTCCTTATTTTTTAGGTCTGTAACAATTCTAGTAGATGCTGCTCAAGTTTCAAATGGCTATTGCACATCCACGTAAATCCAGTAGTTTAGTGGCA
This Scophthalmus maximus strain ysfricsl-2021 chromosome 16, ASM2237912v1, whole genome shotgun sequence DNA region includes the following protein-coding sequences:
- the tbx6 gene encoding T-box transcription factor TBX6; its protein translation is MLSVEMYPSLTLGPQRIGDCFYRDREAPAHMSLFPPTCDVVAKPLPPRLLAPPPVPNEPATKTPKYEVKMELENASLWKQFSSVGTEMIITKKGRRMFPGLRLKLSGLNPSLRYILLLDIIPADNSRYRFQGGGWQAVGGAEARLPDRVFIHPDSPATGAHWQNRTISFHYAKLTNNTLDSAGHIILHSLHRYQPRVHVIEARDVLRWGGGQHSFVFPETQFITVTAYQNNKITELKINSNPFAKGFRDEGMNSKKQRDARQKRKITETLDIVTCDPCDSADLLPQPTTGTDLQALALASLPPLPDPSCGYRPEEASYQDTLVPEPPLDLGQAFMASQMSDISLSMASGMQDTAGSEMANSMIDRSDTMVEAAYTSDFPVAQANSSAFPSAPLPQSSSSFPSLAIPDPLDTSNPQPSLPPIDYPSILSSSPTLSSSSSASTTPSLQQTTFTFPTPPPSNSSSPQPLLSSSSSSPSADTYHTIPGTISPHTPTEASFPAPSSTCQSGLQHQISAHSVLTQPGQPLQGEPIVSGNNSPSDRSSAAFIYPNMLFTNPDLASIGAQAFPNQNQPPAPTMSCSLPTHAPATSFSFPAGPPHMQNLPFPNMSPSPAHHALHLPNLSHQAPASSFASAYPPSSFTHPPSSLSHPPFQPSSCLAVSSSFQQSVASAPAAHPQNFANAPMSSSTSPYPSVEMGAIHQFNPPAPYRPEMILHHPSLLPQLDPSLPSSTPPPALYSAFPSYPLRLRQDPHSSLSIPFRHLYRQHQHGHAHPQGSYLDMGTRPVY